GGGCCCTCCGGCGGCCTGGAGCCCCTCCCCCGCCGGCGGCTCAGCCGTGGTCGTGGGCCGCCGGTTCCCCGGCCTCGCCCGCCTCCAGGCTGTCCAGGAAGTCCACGGCCCGGCGCAGGTGCGGGATCACGATCGAGCCGCCGACCACCAGGCCGACCGAGAAGGCCTCGAAGAACTCGTCGCGGTTGACCCCGGCCTGGCGGCACTGGGCCACGTGGTAGCTGATGCAGTCATCGCAGCGCAGCACCAGCGAGGCCACCAGGCCGAGCAGCTCCTTGGTCTTCACGTCCAGGGCGCCGGCCTGGTAGGTCTGGGTGTCCAGGGCGAAGAACCGGCGCACGACCTGGTTGGGCTCGGCCAGGATGCGCTGGTTCATGCGCTGGCGGAACTCGGTGAACTCGCGGATGCGGTCCTCGCCGCCGCTCATGCGCCGGCCTCCGGGGCCTGGCCGTCCAGCAGCGGCAGCAGCTTGCCGGCGCGGTGCATGGCCATCATGTCGTCGTAGCCGCCGACGTGGAAATCGCCGACGAAGATCTGCGGCACGCTGGTACGGCGGGTGATGGCCATCATCTTCTCGCGCTCGGCCGGATCCAGGTCCACGCGGACCTCGGTCCACTCCCGGCCCTGGCTCTTGAGGAAGTTCTTCGCCGCCACGCAGTACGGGCAGACGGCGGTCGAATAGATGCGGATGGCGGGGGATGCTTCGGACACGGGAAACTCCGGCGGTGTTACGGGGTCGAAGCAGCTATGGTATCGGGCCACGGAGAAAGCGCGCGTAACGCTCCGTCCCACCCGGCCCCACCGTCGTTCCAACCGCCGGCCCGGCGCACGCGCATGCCCGGGCCATCCACGGAGTACCGCGCTTGCCCGCACGCCGCCCCCTCGCCGCCGCCCTGCTGCTGACGCTGATGCTGGCCCCGAACGGCCCGGCACCGGCCCAGGAAGGACTGCGCCTGCCGGACATCGGCTCGTCGGCCGGCGAGCTGCTCACGCCGGCGCGCCAGGAGGAATACGGCGGGATGATGCTGCGCGAGCTGCGCAACTACGGCTACCTGCTGGACGACCCGCTGGTCGACGACTGGCTGCAGTCCATGGGCAACCGCCTGGGCGCGCACAGCGACCGGCCGGAGCAGCACTACACGCTGTTCATGATGCGCGACCGCCAGGTCAACGCCTTTGCCACCCTGGGTGGCTACATCGGCGTCAACGCCGGCCTGGTCCTGACCGCCGAGCGCGAGGACGAGGTGGCCGCGGTGCTGGCCCACGAGATCTCCCACGTCACCCAGCAGCACGTGCTGCGCGGGGTCGAGCGCGCCCAGCGCGACCAGGTGCCGATCCTGCTGGGCATGCTGGCGGCGATCGTCGCCGCCCAGGCCGCCGGTGGCACCTCGTCCGGCGAGGCCTCGCAGGCGGCCATCGTCAGCGCCATGGGCCTGATCCAGCAGAACCAGATCAACTACACCCGTTCCAACGAATCGGAAGCCGACCGCATCGGCATCCGCACCCTGGCCCGCAGCGGCTACGACGTGGATGCGATGGCCGACTTCTTCGCCCGGCTCTCGTTCGCCACCCGCGGCAATTCCGGTGGCTACAGCGTGCCGGAGTACCTGCGCACCCACCCGGTCAACACCACCCGCATCAGCGAGGCCAAGCAGCGCGCGGACCAGATCCGCGGCCGCACCGTCACCGCCACCACCACGGTCGGCGACGAGGAAGGCAACAGCCTGTCGCGGGTCGAGCGCGTGACCGCGACCGGCCCGACATTTACCCAGGCGCCGCCGCTGCCTGCCGGACGCAGCAATCCGCTGCTGCCGGCCGGCCTTGAACTGGCCTCGCTGGGCGCGACGGCCTCCGGTGCGACCGGCTATTTCCCGTGGGCCCAGGAACGCCTGCGCGCGCTCAGCGCGACCACCGTCGATACCGCCGTTCGCGAATACGAGGCCCTTCGCCGTGCCAGCCCCAACGGGCTCACCCCGGCCCAGCGCTACGGCCTGGCCGTGGTCCGCCTGGCCGGCGAACCGGCGGTCGCGGCGACCGAGCTGCGCCGCCTGCTGGACGAGGATCCGCAGAACCTGTGGGTGGAGCTGGCCCTGGCCGAGGCCGAATCGCAGGCCGGACGACATGATGCGGCCAATGCCCGGCTGGACCAGCTGCTGCGCCGGCATCCGGGCAACCGCCCGGTGGCCCTGACCTACGCCCGGGTGCTGGTTGCCCAGGGCGGCGAGGCTGCCGGCCGCCGCGCCCAGGAGGTGCTGCGCCCGCTGCTGGCCCAGGCCGGCGACGACCCGGTGTTCCAGCAGACCTTCGCCCGCGCCTGCGAACTGGCCGGCGACAGCGCGCGCGCCGGCGAGGCCTATGCCGAGGCCGCCTTCCTCAACGGCCGCCCGGAGCAGGCGCTGATCCAGCTGGAAAACCTGAAGAAGCGTGGCGACCTGGACTACGTGGCCCGCGCCCGGGTCGATGCGCGCATCGCCAGCATCACCCCGACCGTGCTCGAGCTGCGGCGCCAGGGCGTGCGCGATCCGGACATGCAGCGCCGCTGAACAGGCGCCAGCGCGGTTGTAGTAAACCTGTAACGCAACGGTAGTCTAATGGCCGGCGATACAGGGAGGCCCTCGTGCAGAAGCAGATCCTCATCGTCGACGACGAACCCGCAATCCGCGACATGGTGGCGTTCGCCCTGCGCAAGGGCGACTACGAGCCGGTGCACGCCGGCGACGCGCGCGAGGCCCAGGCCGCGATCGCCGACCGCGTTCCCGACATGATCCTGCTGGACTGGATGCTGCCCGGCACCAGCGGCCTGGAACTGGCCCGGCGCTGGCGCCGCGAGGCGCTGACCCGCGAGGTCCCGATCATCATGCTCACCGCCCGCGGCGAGGAGAACGACCGGGTCGGCGGCCTCGAGGCGGGGGTCGACGACTACGTGGTCAAGCCGTTCTCCTCGCGCGAACTGCTGGCGCGGATCCGCGCGGTGATGCGTCGCTCGCGCGAGGACGACGAGGACGGCAGCGTGGCGGCCGGCAACCTGCGCATCGACGGCGCCGCGCACCGCGTATTCGCCGGCGACGCCCCGGTGGCGATCGGCCCGACCGAGTACCGCCTGCTGCATTTCTTCATGACCCATCCGGACCGCGTGTACAGCCGGGCCCAGCTGCTGGACCACGTCTGGGGCGGCAGCGTGTACGTGGAGGAACGCACGATCGACGTGCATATCCGCCGCCTGCGCCGGACCCTGGAGCCGTTCGGGGCCGATGGCATGGTGCAGACGGTGCGCGGCGCCGGCTACCGCTTCTCGGCCGCGGCCTGAGCCGACCGTGCGGATGGACAGCCAGCCCGATCCCCGGTCCCTCGCTGCCGCGCGCTTCAACGATCCCGATGCCGCGCCCGCCCCGCTGTCGGCGGCGGACGATGCGGCACGCCTGCGCGCGGCCTGGCGCCGCACCCTGGGTTCGGCCCTCCTGGTCCTGGCCGGGGCGGCGCTGGCAGGCTTCGCCATCGGCCGGCCCGCGGCGCTGCTGGCGCTCGCGGCGGTGGCGCTGCTGGCCTGGCACTACTGGCGCCTGCACCGGGTACTGGGCGACCTGGCCGGCCGCCAGCCGGAACCTGGCCGCGGCCGGGACGCGTGGGGCGAGCTGGACCGGCGCCTGCGCCGCAACCAGGCGCAGATGCGCGGGCGCCAGCGACGACTGCTGGACATGCTGCGTGCCTACCGCGCGGCGACCGCGGCCCTGCCGGACGCGGTGGTGGTGGTCGACCGCAACACCCAGCGCATCCTCTGGTTCAACCGCGCCGCCACCGACCTGCTGGGCCTGCAGCATCCGCGCGACGTGGGCGCCCCGGTGGCCGAGCGCCTGCAGCCGCTGCCGATGGCGCAGTGGATGGCATCGGGCCGCAACGCCGAGCCGATCCTCGATGCCCCCGCCCCGGCCGACGAGCGCCTGCGCCTGACCCTGCGCCTGATCCCCTATTCCGACGACTACTGGCTGCTGGTGGCGCGCGACGTCAGCAAGTTGCTGCACCTGGAGCAGATGCGGCGGGACTTCGTCGCCAACGTCTCGCACGAGCTGCGCACGCCGCTGACCGTGGTCCACGGGTACCTGGACATGCTCGACGGCGAGGAAATGCCCGAGTGGGCACCGATGCTGGCGGAGATGCAAAAGCAGTCGCAGCGCATGACCCAGCTGGTGGAGGACCTGCTGACCCTCTCCCGCCTGGAGTCGCGCGAGAGCCTGCCGGAAGAAACGGTGGCGATGGCGCCGGTGCTGGCGACCCTCAGGCGCGAGGCCGAGGCCTTCAGCCAGGGCCGCCACGTGATCGAGGTCCGCGACCTCGCCGGCTGCGACCTGCTGGGCTCCACCCGCGAGCTGCACAGCGCGTTCTCCAACCTGGCCACCAACGCGGTGCGCTATACGCCCAGCGGCGGGACCATCACCATCGAGTTCTCCCGCAGCTCCGACGGCGGCGCGGTGCTGGCGGTACACGACACCGGCTACGGCATCCCCGCCGAGCACATCCCGCGGCTGACCGAACGCTTCTACCGCGTGTCCAGCAGCCGCTCGCGAGAGAGCGGCGGCACCGGGCTGGGGCTTTCCATCGTCAAGCACGTGCTGGGACTGCACCAGGCCCGGCTGTCGATCCGCAGCAGCGTCGGCCAGGGCAGCGTGTTTGCCTGCCACTTCGGGCCGGAGCGGGTGCGTCCGGTGCATGATCAGGCCACCCACGGGGCCACGCCGTGAACCTACAGGATGTCGATGCCGAGATGAGTACCGGGAACCTGCAGCCGGTCGCGCTGCCCAATGCCCAGGAACCGGCCGATCCGCTGCGCGATCCAGGGCTGTACCTCAACCGCGAGCTGTCGCAGCTGGATTTCAACTTCAGGGTGCTGGCGCAGGCGCTGGACCCGCAGGTGCCCCTGCTGGAGCGGCTGCGCTTCCTGTGCATCTCCTGCACCAACCTCGACGAGTTCTTCGAGATCCGCACCGCCGCCGTGCGCCATGCGGCGCAGCTGGGATTGCCGCCGGCGTCCGACGGCATGGCGCCGGCGCAGCTGCTGGAATCGATCCATGCGCGCGCCACCGAGCTGGTCGAGGCCCAGTACCGCTGCTGGAACCAGGTGCTGCGCCCGGCGCTGTCGGAGGCCGGGGTGCGGATCCTGCCGCGCCAGGCCTGGGACACGCGCCAGCGGCGCTGGCTGCGCGCGTACTTCCGCAACAACGTCATGCCGGTCCTGTCGCCGCTGGGCCTGGATCCCTCGCACCCCTTCCCGCGCATCCTCAACAAGTCGCTCAACGTGGTGGTGGTGCTGGAGGGCATGGATGCGTTCGGGCGCCCGGGCCACCTGGCCATCGTGCGCGCGCCGCGCTCGCTCAACCGCATCGTGGAGCTGCCCCCGCGCCTGCGCGGCAAGAACGAGCAGGCCTTCGTGCTGCTGTCCTCGATGCTGGCGGCCTTCGTCGACGAGCTGTTCCCGGGGATGACGGTCAAGGGCGCGTACCAGTTCCGCGTCACCCGCAATTCGGAGCTGGTGCTGGACGAGGACGAGGTGGAGAACCTCGCCTTGGCCCTGCGCAGCGAGCTGGTGGGGCGCGGCTACCGCCCCGCCGTGCGCCTGGAGATCGCCCACGATTGCCCGCGCCCGATCGTCCGCACCCTGCTGCAGAACTTCGAGCTGGGCGACAACGCGGTCTACTACATCGACGGACCGGTCAACCTCAACCGGGTGATCCAGGTGCACGAGCTGGTGCAGCGGCCCGAGCTCAAGTACCCGGCCTTCAGCCCGCGCAACCGGCTGGAGGACGGCAACGCGTTCGAGACGGTGGCCCGCGGCGACGTGCTGCTGCACCACCCGTTCGATTCCTTCAGCGCGGTGCTGGAACTGCTGCAGCAGGCGTCGGTGGACCCGGACGTGCTGGCGATCAAGCAGACCCTCTACCGCACCGGCAAGGACTCGGCCATCGTCGATGCCCTGGTCCAGGCCGCGCGCAACGGCAAGGACGTCACCGTGGTGGTGGAGCTGCGCGCGCGCTTCGACGAGGACGCCAACCTCGGCGTGGCCGACCGCCTGCAGGAGGCCGGCGTGCAGGTGGTGTACGGCGTGGTCGGCTACAAGACCCACGCCAAGATGCTGCTGGTGGTGCGGCGCGAGGGCCGGCGCCTGCGCCGCTACGTGCACTTGGGTACCGGCAACTACCACGGCGGCACCGCGCGGGCCTACACCGACCTGGGCCTGCTCAGTGCGGATCCCGAGATCGGCAACGACGTGCACCTGCTGTTCCAGCAGCTCTCCGGGCTGGCGCCGTCGATCCGGCTGCGGCGCCTGCTGCAGTCGCCGTTCACCCTGCACAGCGGGCTGCTGGAGCGGATCGGACGCGAGACCCGGCTGGCACTGTCCGGGCGCAACGGCCGCATCATCGCCAAGATGAACGCGCTCAACGAGCCGCAGGTGGTGCGCGCGCTCTACCAGGCATCCCAGGCCGGGGTGCAGATCGACCTGATCGTGCGCGGCGCCTGCACCCTGCGACCGGGCGTGCCGGGGGTCTCGGACAACATCCGCGTGCGCTCGATCGTCGGCCGCTTCCTCGAGCACAGCCGGGTGTACTGGTTCGGCAACGACGGCCGCCCGGAGATGTACTGCGCCAGCGCCGACTGGCTGGAACGCAACCTGCTGCGGCGGGTGGAGATCTGTTTCCCGATCCTGGACCCGGCGCTGGCCGAGCGGATCGAGCGCGAGGTGCTGCAGAACTACCTGGCCGACAACCTCAACGCCTGGGAACTGCAGCCTGACGGCCGCTACCGCAAGTGCGTGCCCGCGGACGACGAGGCGCCGCACTCGGCGCAGCAGGCCCTGCTGGACGCGCTTTGACCACGGTCGGGGACGGTCGCGGGCCGGGCATCCGCTAAGATTCGCCGATGCCCTATTCCTCCCAATCCCGCCCGCAGGTCCAGGACGGCGATGCGCTGGCAGCGATCGACCTCGGCTCCAACAGCTTCCACATGGTGCTTGCCCGCTATTCGCTGGGCGAGCTGAGGGTGGTCGACCGCCTGCGCGAGACCGTGCGCATGGCCGACGGCCTGGACGGCGACGGCGGGCTGGCACCGGAGTCGCGCGCACGCGCGCTCGATTGCCTGGCGCGCTTCGGCCAGCGCCTGCGCGGCGTCGAACGCTTGCACGTGCGCGCGCTGGCCACCAACACCGTGCGCCGCCTGCGGGAGCCGCAGGCGTTCCTGGCCGAGGCCGAGGCGGTACTGGGCCATCCGGTGGAAGTGGTTTCCGGCCGCGAGGAGGCGCGCTTGATCTACCTGGGCGTGGCCCATGCGCAGCCGCCCAAGCCGGGCCAGCAGCGACTGGTGATCGACATCGGCGGCGGCTCCACCGAGTTCATCATCGGCCGCGGCCTGCAGACCATCGAGCGCGAAAGCCGCCAGGCCGGCTGCATCGCCTCGACCCGGCGCTTCTTCCCCGGCGGCAAGCTGTCGAAGAAGCGCTGGAGGGAGGCGCTGGCGGTGATCAGCGCCGAGTTCCGCCAGTTCGCCGGGCTGTACCGCGCGCGCGGCTGGGACGAGGTGCTCGGCTCCTCCGGCACCCACAAGTCGATCAGCGAGATCTGCGTGGCGATGGGCCTGACCAAGGGCGCGATCACCGCCGAGGCGCTGCCGCAGGTACGCGAGCGCCTGCTGCAGGCACGCAACATCGACGAGATCGACCTGCCCGGCCTGTCCTCCGAGCGCCGCCCGATCATCGCCGGCGGCATCCTGGTGCTGGAGGCCGCGTTCCAGGCCCTGGGCCTGCAGAAGCTGCTGGTCAGCAAGGCGGCCATGCGCGAGGGCATCCTCTACGACATGCTCGGCCGCGGCAGCGAGAACGATCCGCGCGACATCTCGGTGCAGGCCCTGATCCAGCGTTACGGCATCGATCAGGTACAGGCCGCGCGGGTGCAGGCCACCGCGCTGCAGCTGTTTTCGCAGGTGGCCGAGGCGTGGGCGCTGGACGAGGACGACGCACGCATGCTCGGCTGGGCCGCCAACGTGCACGAGCTGGGCCTGGCCATCGCCCATGGCCACTACCACCAGCACGGCGGCTACATCCTCGAGCACTCCGACATCTCCGGCTTCTCCCGCCAGGAGCAGCAGGTGCTGGCGGCGATGGTGCGCACCCACCGCCGCAACGTGCCCAGGTCGGCGTTTGATGCCCTGCCCGACCGCCTGCTACTGTCGGCGCGGCGCAAGTCGGCGCTGCTGCGGCTGGCGGTGCTGCTGCACCGCTCGCACGAGAGCGATGGCCTGCCGCCGCTGCGGCTCGTCGCCGACGGCCCGCGCCTGCGCCTGGAGCTGCCGCAGGCCTGGCTGGAAGACCGCGCCCTGCTGCGTGCAGACCTGGCCGACGAGAAGAAAGGCATGGCCGGGCTGGGCATCGAGTTCGAGCACGTCCCGACCTGATCCCGGCGACGGCGGTGCCGGCCGGTGTTTTTCTTCTGCGGCGTTAACCCCATCGGCGCTGCTGGCACGTTTGCATGCCTGGACCCACCCGAGAGCCGGCCCATGCGTACCAACCCGCTGACCCATGCCACCTTCGCCTGTGCAGCCGTCATGGCGCTGCTGCTGGGCGCCTGCAGCACCCCGACCCGGACCGCCGGACCGGCCGCCGATGCCACCATGGACGAGTTGGCCACGGTCCAGGCCCAGGCCCGGGCCAGGCACGAGGCCCGTGCCGCCGCGGAGCGCTCGCGGGTCCGCGAAGCGGCAGCGCTGCACACGCCATTCGCTCCTTCCCCCGCTTCTGCCAGCGCCCCCACGGCCGCGCTGGCCTACCGGATCGCGCCGCCGCCACCTCCGGTGCGGCCGCTGCCGCGCCCCGAGACCAACACCGAGACCTACGAGGCGCGCGAGGACAATCCCGTGCGGCGCGCGCGCGAAGTCCCGGTCTCGACCTTCTCGGTCGACGTGGACACCGGCAGCTACGCCAACGTGCGGCGCATGCTGCGCGACGGCTACCGCCCGCCGGCGGACTCGGTGCGGGTGGAGGAGATGCTCAACTACTTCGACTACGGCCACCCCGCCCCGGCCTCGCGCGAGGTGCCGTTCAAGGTGACCACCGAACTGGCGCCGGCGCCGTGGAACCCGGCGCGGCAGCTGCTGATGGTCGGGATCAAGGGCTACGACGTGGACAAGCGCGAGCTGCCGCCGGCCAACCTGGTGCTGCTGGTCGACACCTCCGGCTCGATGGACGATCCGGCCAAGCTGCCGCTGCTCAAGCGTGCCTTCGCCCAGCTGGTGCCGCAGCTGCGGGCGAAGGACCGGGTCTCGATCGTGGCCTATGCCGGCCATGCCGGCCTGGTGCTGCCGCCGACCCCGGGCAACCGCCACGGCGAGATCCTGGCCGCGCTGGAGGGCCTGCACGCGGCCGGCAGCACCAACGGCGGCGAAGGCCTGCGCCTTGCCTATGCGATGGCGCGGCAGGGCCATGTCGAGGGCGGGGTCAACCGGATCCTGCTGGCCACCGACGGCGACTTCAACGTCGGCATCACCGACCGCAACGCCCTGCTGACCCTGGTCGCCGACCAGCGCCGCTCCGGCATTGCCCTGTCCACCCTCGGCTTCGGCTCGGGCAACTACAACGACGCCATGGCCGAGCGCCTGGCCGATGCCGGCAACGGCCAGCACCTGTACATCGACACCCTGGACGAGGCGCGCCGGGCGCTGGTGCAGCAGATGCAGGCGACCCTGCTGACCATCGCCAACGACGTGAAGGTGCAGCTGGAGTTCAACCCGGCCGTGGTCGCCGAATACCGCCTGGTCGGCTACGAGAACCGGCTGCTGCGCGAGGAAGATTTCGCCAACGACCGCGTGGACGCCGGTGACATCGGTGCCGGCCACGAGGTAACCGCGCTGTACGAGATCACCCTGGCCGGTTCCGGTGCCGAACGCCTGCCGCCGCTGCGCTACGGCGAGGCCGCGCCGGCCGCGGCAGCGAAGGCCAATGAACTGGCCCACCTGCGCCTGCGCTACAAGCTGCCCGGCCAGGACGAGAGCCGCCTGATCGAGACCCCGGTGCTGCGCTCGTCACTGCGCACGCAGGCCAGCGAGTCGCTGCGGTTCGCTGCGGCGGTCGCCGGCTATGCCGACCTGCTGCGCGGCGGCAGGTACGTCGACCGCTGGAGCTGGGACGACGTCGAACGCACCGCGCGCGGCGCCCTGGGCCAGGACCGCTTCGGCCTGCGCCACGAGTTCGTGCGCCTGGTGGATTCGGCGCGTGCGCTGACCAGGGCCGATGCGGAGCGCGGCGAGCCCGAAGCCTGAGCAAGCGCCTGATCCCTCTCCCGCCATGAAGCCCCTCTCCGCATGGGAGAGGGGTTGGGGTGAGGGTCGGTAGCACTGCTTGGCCCGCGGACTGCGCGGTACCTGACCCGACTCTGCTCCGACAACCCGCACTTCGCGCAAGGACGTGCTGCCCGCTGCGCATCCTGGCAGGCGGGCGAACAGTCACCACCGCCGCCAGCGCCTGCCTTTCGCCCACCCGCTCCGCACCGCAGCCCACGTCCCCAGGACACAGGCGTCCGCCGGCACGCGCGCCAGTAGCACGCAAGCGTGCCGCCTCAGCCCAGCAGATGCTCCAGCACCGCCATGCGCACGGCGACGCCGTTGGCGACCTGGCGCAGGACCCAGGACTGCGGGCCGTCGGCGACCTCGTCGGTGATCTCCACGCCGCGGTTGATCGGGCCCGGGTGCAGCACCGCCGCGTTCGGGGCAGCGCGGCGCAGGCGCCCGGCGGTGAGGCCGTAGCGGGCGTGGTAGTCCTCCAGCGAGGGCACCAGGCCCTCCTCCATGCGCTCGCGCTGCAGCCGCAGCATCATCACCGCGTCGACGCCTTCCAGCATCGCGTCGAAGTCACTGCCAACCGCGCAGCCGCTGGTGACGTCCGTTTCCGGCAGCAGCGATTCCGGGGCGCAGACGCGGATCTCGCCGGCACCCAGGGTGCGCAGCGCGTGCAGGTCGGAACGGGCAACGCGCGAGTGCTTGACGTCGCCGACGATCAGCACCTTGAGCCTGGAGAAATCGCTGCCCTTGGCCTGGCGGAGGGTCAGCATGTCCAGCAGGCCCTGGGTCGGGTGCGCGCTGCGGCCATCGCCGGCGTTGACCAGGGCTGTGCCCTCGCCTGCCGCGTCGGCCAGCGCCTGCACCGCGCCGTCGTCCGGATGGCGCACGACGAAGCCGCGCACGCCCATCGCCTCGAGGTTGCGCAGGGTGTCGCGCGCGGTCTCGCCCTTGCGGGTGGACGAGGTGGAGGCGTCGAAGTTGAGCACGTCGGCGCCCAGCCGCTGCGCCGCCAGCTGGAACGAGCTGCGGGTGCGGGTCGAGGGCTCGAAGAACAGGGTGCAGACCGCGGTGCCGGCCAGCACCGTGCGCTTGCCCACGCGACCGACGGCGGCGTCGCGGATCTGGCCGGCGCGGTCGAGCAGCTGCAGCAGGGTCGCGCGCGGCAGGCCGTCCAGGGTCAGCAGGTGGCGCAGGCGTCCGTCGGAGTCGAGTTGGGGCGTCATCGGTGGTGGTCCTGTGGGGCCGGCGGCGCCGGCACGGTCGGCGTGGGAAACGGTGCGGTCAGGGCGGCGCGGCCAGCCCGGGGAAGGACAGCCAGCGTTCGATGATCACGGCGGCGGCCTCGGCGTCCAGGTTCTCGGCATCGCGACGGCGGCGGGTGCCGCTGGCGCGGGCGCGGGCGAAGCGCTGGGCGGCCTCGACCGAGCTGGAACGCTCGTCGACCATGCCCACCGGCAGGCCGTAGCGCTCTCGCAGGGCATGGGCAAAGGCGCGGGCGCGGCGGCGCGCCGGCTGGTCCTCGCCGTCCAGGGTCAGGGGGTCGCCGACGATCAGGCCACCCGGACCCCACTGGCTGCGCAGCCTGTCGAGCGCGGCCCAGTCCGGGCCGGCGGCATGCACGTTGACCACCGCCACCGCGCGCGCGCCACCGAAGGCGCTGCCCACCGCCACGCCGATCCGGCGCGAACCAACGTCGAACCCGAGCACGATCGCCTCGGGCGACGGCAGCGCGGGCGCGTGGGCCTCAGGCATGCCCGCTGTAGCCCGCCAGGCGGAACAGGTCCACGCCGATGCGGTTGGCCGCGGTCTGCCAGCGGTCGTCCAGCGGCAGCTCGAACAGCACCCCGGCGTCGGCCGGCACGGTCAGCCAGGTATTCTCGGACAGCTCGTGCTCGAGCTGGCCCGCGCCCCAGCCGGCGCAGCCCAGGGCGACGATTGCATTGACCGGGCCCTCGCCGGCGGCCATCGCCTCCAGCACGTCCCGCGAGGTGGTCAGGTACAGGCCGTCGGCGACCTTGAGGCTGGAATCCCAGGCCTGCCCGCCGTCGTGGATCACGAAACCGCGCTCCTGGTGC
This genomic interval from Pseudoxanthomonas suwonensis 11-1 contains the following:
- a CDS encoding aspartate carbamoyltransferase catalytic subunit produces the protein MTPQLDSDGRLRHLLTLDGLPRATLLQLLDRAGQIRDAAVGRVGKRTVLAGTAVCTLFFEPSTRTRSSFQLAAQRLGADVLNFDASTSSTRKGETARDTLRNLEAMGVRGFVVRHPDDGAVQALADAAGEGTALVNAGDGRSAHPTQGLLDMLTLRQAKGSDFSRLKVLIVGDVKHSRVARSDLHALRTLGAGEIRVCAPESLLPETDVTSGCAVGSDFDAMLEGVDAVMMLRLQRERMEEGLVPSLEDYHARYGLTAGRLRRAAPNAAVLHPGPINRGVEITDEVADGPQSWVLRQVANGVAVRMAVLEHLLG
- a CDS encoding YqgE/AlgH family protein — translated: MSAPQDNLANQLLVALPSLADPNFARTVALVCQHDDDGAMGVVVNRPSEYTLGQVLAQMGIGSEDAALCARPVLHGGPVHQERGFVIHDGGQAWDSSLKVADGLYLTTSRDVLEAMAAGEGPVNAIVALGCAGWGAGQLEHELSENTWLTVPADAGVLFELPLDDRWQTAANRIGVDLFRLAGYSGHA
- the ruvX gene encoding Holliday junction resolvase RuvX, whose product is MPEAHAPALPSPEAIVLGFDVGSRRIGVAVGSAFGGARAVAVVNVHAAGPDWAALDRLRSQWGPGGLIVGDPLTLDGEDQPARRRARAFAHALRERYGLPVGMVDERSSSVEAAQRFARARASGTRRRRDAENLDAEAAAVIIERWLSFPGLAAPP
- a CDS encoding vWA domain-containing protein, with protein sequence MRTNPLTHATFACAAVMALLLGACSTPTRTAGPAADATMDELATVQAQARARHEARAAAERSRVREAAALHTPFAPSPASASAPTAALAYRIAPPPPPVRPLPRPETNTETYEAREDNPVRRAREVPVSTFSVDVDTGSYANVRRMLRDGYRPPADSVRVEEMLNYFDYGHPAPASREVPFKVTTELAPAPWNPARQLLMVGIKGYDVDKRELPPANLVLLVDTSGSMDDPAKLPLLKRAFAQLVPQLRAKDRVSIVAYAGHAGLVLPPTPGNRHGEILAALEGLHAAGSTNGGEGLRLAYAMARQGHVEGGVNRILLATDGDFNVGITDRNALLTLVADQRRSGIALSTLGFGSGNYNDAMAERLADAGNGQHLYIDTLDEARRALVQQMQATLLTIANDVKVQLEFNPAVVAEYRLVGYENRLLREEDFANDRVDAGDIGAGHEVTALYEITLAGSGAERLPPLRYGEAAPAAAAKANELAHLRLRYKLPGQDESRLIETPVLRSSLRTQASESLRFAAAVAGYADLLRGGRYVDRWSWDDVERTARGALGQDRFGLRHEFVRLVDSARALTRADAERGEPEA